The Chloroflexota bacterium genome window below encodes:
- a CDS encoding NAD(P)-dependent oxidoreductase, whose product MPTRVGFIGLGTMGTPMALNALAAGFELTVFDPRKEATEPLAARGAQVATSARELGVMADVIQLAVPDDAAVRAAVLGQDGLLAGAKPGTTVIIHSTIHPQTAKEVDARAATQGVHVLDAQMTGARTGAEARNLLFMVGGDAAVLDRVRPVLEASASHVIHMGPLGMGAVTKAAQQAVTVVNLLAASEGIRLAQKGGVDLDAFFEVLRLSTAQSFVIDNRMGFPPELGGAQRGESRDPRPFYRGLRAVLALAFDLDEPAPAAALAQQTVPWVLGS is encoded by the coding sequence ATGCCTACCCGGGTTGGCTTCATCGGGCTCGGGACGATGGGCACCCCGATGGCCCTCAACGCCCTGGCGGCCGGCTTCGAGCTGACAGTCTTTGACCCGCGCAAAGAGGCGACGGAGCCCCTGGCCGCACGCGGTGCGCAGGTGGCGACGTCCGCTCGAGAGCTCGGGGTGATGGCAGACGTGATTCAGCTCGCCGTCCCCGACGACGCCGCGGTTCGGGCCGCGGTGCTCGGCCAGGACGGGCTCCTCGCTGGGGCCAAGCCGGGCACGACCGTCATCATCCACAGCACGATTCATCCCCAGACTGCGAAGGAAGTGGACGCGCGCGCGGCCACCCAGGGCGTCCACGTTCTGGACGCGCAGATGACCGGCGCGCGCACGGGGGCAGAGGCGCGAAACCTGCTCTTCATGGTGGGCGGCGACGCCGCGGTCCTTGACCGCGTCCGCCCTGTCCTCGAGGCATCGGCGTCCCACGTCATCCACATGGGCCCGCTGGGGATGGGCGCGGTAACCAAGGCCGCGCAGCAGGCTGTGACCGTCGTAAACCTGCTGGCGGCGTCGGAGGGGATCCGTCTGGCCCAGAAGGGCGGGGTAGACCTCGACGCCTTCTTCGAAGTGCTGCGGCTCTCGACAGCGCAGAGCTTTGTGATCGACAACCGGATGGGCTTCCCGCCGGAGCTGGGTGGCGCCCAACGCGGCGAATCCCGCGACCCGCGCCCCTTCTATCGGGGCCTACGCGCCGTCCTCGCCCTGGCCTTCGATTTGGACGAGCCGGCTCCAGCTGCGGCCTTGGCCCAGCAGACAGTCCCTTGGGTTCTTGGCTCCTGA